The following proteins are encoded in a genomic region of Pyxicephalus adspersus chromosome 9, UCB_Pads_2.0, whole genome shotgun sequence:
- the LSP1 gene encoding lymphocyte-specific protein 1, with amino-acid sequence MSDNEEPQRAEGSDEQTFQVEPEETQRLTTQWSVEDEEEAARERRRRERQQQLGSEGQSPDDLDEETCTQTDNQYIFTVSLWRKSFTPLDVMVMGQQDADALTTQWSVEDEEEAARERRRRERQQQLGSEGQSPDDLDEETCTQTDNHVGLKPAGPWETEEDEGFSDWSQKLEQRKQKGAAQAAEEREEPRFTEEKQMEQTRVVEEFHTYNTEAQVEDEDEGTTRNEEVEANEEPESCTEETGVISSSQWETRVEGETEQYQDQWASDKVEDRKQSVSSEGEEDDDSITVKITERAEILNRSIQKSNSIKRSEPPLPIHKIDDRLEQYTHAIETSTKPGRLVRQPSLELINPADAVSNIKSRWETGDVTSASKASSCKDTEGIAIGVSDMINQWGKGKPDAEGQTSPAKLAEVKPGEVLSKKSLWEQGSKSGQINKNATSTKKYKFVPVGHGKYEKVLVDEP; translated from the exons ACTAACCACTCAGTGGAGTGTCGAAGATGAAGAAGAGGCAGCAAGAGAGCGTCGTAGAAGAGAGAGACAACAGCAGCTGGGAAGTGAAGGACAATCTCCAGATGACTTAGATGAAGAGACCTGCACACAGACAGATAACCAGTA CATATTCACTGTATCATTATGGAGAAAATCATTCACCCCCCTGGACGTAATGGTCATGGGCCAGCAGGATGCAGATGC ACTAACCACTCAGTGGAGTGTGGAAGATGAAGAAGAGGCAGCAAGAGAGCGTCGTAGAAGAGAGAGACAACAGCAGCTGGGAAGTGAAGGACAATCTCCAGATGACTTAGATGAAGAGACCTGCACACAGACAGATAACCA TGTGGGGCTGAAGCCAGCGGGTCCCTGGGAGACAGAGGAGGATGAAGGATTCAGTGACTGGTCTCAGAAACTAGAGCAGAGGAAGCAGAAAGGAGCTGCGCAGGCCGCAGAGGAGAGAGAAGAGCCGAGATTTACAGAAGAGAAACAAATGGAACAGACCAGAGTTGTGGAGGAGTTCCATACATACAACACAGAAGCACAGGTGGAGGATGAAGATGAAGGGACAACCCGTAATGAAGAAGTGGAG GCAAATGAGGAACCAGAATCCTGCACAGAAGAGACAGGAGTCATTTCTTCCAGCCAATGGGAAACAAG AGTAGAGGGAGAG ACAGAACAGTACCAGGATCAATGGGCATCAGATAAGGTGGAAGATCGGAAGCAATCAGTGAGCAGTGAGGGGGAGGAAGATGATGACTCCATCACAGTGAAG ATAACTGAGAGAGCTGAGATTCTGAATCGTTCCATCCAGAAGAG TAACAGCATAAAGAGGAGCGAACCACCTCTGCCAATACACAAGATTGATGACCGTCTGGAACAGTACACCCACGCTATAGAG ACATCCACTAAACCAGGCCGCTTGGTTCGGCAGCCATCTTTGGAGTTGATAAACCCTGCAGATGCTGTATCAAACATAAAGAGCCGATGGGAGACTGGAGATGTCACTTCTGCCTCCAAGGCATCCTCTTGCAAG gATACAGAAGGCATCGCCATTGGTGTGTCAGATATGATCAACCAGTGGGGTAAAGGGAAGCCAGACGCAGAGGGCCAGACATCCCCTGCAAAACTCGCA GAAGTGAAGCCAGGGGAAGTACTGAGCAAGAAAAGTTTGTGGGAACAGGGCTCCAAATCTGGACAGATAAATAAG AACGCCACTTCTACTAAAAAGTACAAGTTTGTTCCAGTTGGACATGGAAAATATGAGAAAGTCTTAGTGGACGAGCCTTGA
- the PRR33 gene encoding proline-rich protein 33 yields MLLTVTPLENPGPPSPVPPPTAPKPSKDNARLQRLLRKAAKRSGGQPLPTQSPKTFRSTLSPVTEGDTESPESTGAQKFLPAPINLPPRFQIRGVTHRVPSPYPKQHSFTFTVTEQHSLNQYLSPSPIPDTPSPRPLGSSTHDNPFLFPSGGSTSNHASLRVNANASPRPCTPRHVTFNPTQTTQPVVPLISVSDIPIISVPETEPGLKLPNKDENITVIQNNTIIPNAENGHSTLKSLLPNQQRPLQILISCSKVSLEDNPVTLQTTAATSEATNKKEILQFSRVGENPSNTSNFPSTPTDLIQMTTPAHTTDGGLPLAANIKMTRPPPDVKSAPTLVNVKPSIPKTDVTTPAKLPDLEEGKLLKSPKRPKPPQKKSGGGWARLMKHLVVEPEEPMFPEPQKTEGKIEKTEEAKEVDPEALKQSKGLRANKMWDALLYHMATSPKVQEKPSSAEGKTSEATPTPVPSQFPFLRFRLPLLLHRPRFDARKLKEAASRPLRRVTAFFHRRIPEKSSITFNRTASGWSIREEDAEQKTKEGEDAVEVHNY; encoded by the coding sequence ATGCTGCTGACTGTGACCCCCCTGGAGAATCCAGGACCTCCTTCTCCTGTGCCACCTCCAACAGCTCCAAAGCCCAGCAAAGACAATGCACGTCTACAACGCCTTCTGCGGAAAGCTGCAAAGAGAAGTGGAGGGCAGCCCCTTCCAACTCAATCCCCCAAGACCTTCCGCTCAACTCTTTCTCCAGTCACTGAAGGTGACACAGAAAGTCCTGAATCTACTGGTGCACAGAAATTCTTGCCTGCTCCTATTAATCTACCTCCTCGCTTTCAGATCAGGGGAGTGACCCACCGGGTACCCTCACCCTACCCGAAACAACATAGCTTCACCTTTACTGTGACCGAGCAACACAGTCTCAACCAATATCTCAGCCCTAGTCCAATTCCTGACACACCTTCTCCAAGGCCTTTAGGATCTAGTACCCATGACAATCCTTTTTTATTCCCTTCAGGAGGTAGCACCTCCAATCATGCCTCATTAAGAGTCAATGCCAATGCCAGTCCAAGACCTTGCACTCCAAGGCATGTTACTTTTAATCCAACACAGACTACACAGCCAGTTGTACCCCTCATTTCAGTTTCTGATATCCCTATTATTTCTGTGCCTGAAACAGAACCGGGACTTAAGTTGCcaaataaagatgaaaatataACAGTAATTCAGAACAACACAATTATCCCAAATGCAGAAAATGGGCATTCCACACTCAAGAGTCTTTTGCCTAATCAGCAGAGACCTTTACAAATATTAATTAGTTGCAGCAAAGTTAGTTTAGAGGACAACCCAGTAACATTGCAAACCACAGCCGCAACTTCAgaggcaacaaataaaaaagagataTTACAGTTTTCAAGGGTTGGAGAAAATCCTTCCAACACATCAAATTTTCCTTCAACGCCAACTGATTTAATTCAGATGACAACTCCAGCTCATACCACAGATGGAGGCCTTCCATTAgctgcaaatatcaaaatgacaCGTCCTCCTCCGGATGTTAAAAGTGCACCAACACTCGTTAATGTTAAACCATCAATCCCAAAAACTGATGTAACCACCCCGGCAAAACTTCCTGATTTAGAAGAAGGGAAGCTTTTAAAATCCCCAAAACGGCCAAAACCACCACAGAAGAAGTCTGGTGGAGGATGGGCAAGACTTATGAAGCACCTTGTAGTGGAGCCTGAAGAGCCAATGTTTCCTGAACCACAGAAAACAGAAggtaaaattgaaaaaacagaAGAAGCCAAAGAAGTTGACCCTGAGgctttaaaacaaagtaaagggCTTCGAGCCAACAAGATGTGGGATGCACTACTAtatcacatggccacatcccCAAAGGTGCAAGAGAAGCCTTCATCAGCAGAAGGAAAGACATCTGAAGCAACACCAACTCCAGTTCCCTCTCAGTTTCCGTTTCTGCGCTTTCGTTTACCACTCCTTTTACACCGGCCTCGATTCGATGCACGGAAACTAAAGGAGGCAGCGTCCCGACCCCTGCGCAGAGTCACTGCTTTCTTTCACCGGCGAATCCCAGAAAAATCTTCCATCACATTTAACAGGACTGCATCAGGCTGGAGCATTAGAGAAGAGGACGcggaacaaaaaacaaaggaagGAGAAGATGCAGTAGAAGTACATAattactga